Below is a genomic region from Amyelois transitella isolate CPQ chromosome 4, ilAmyTran1.1, whole genome shotgun sequence.
gccgccgcaccaGACCGCGCGACCAGAGGCCCTACACGGGACACGCTCACCAGATCCTCGCTCTTCAGCTTCACACCCAGCTTATCTGCCAGCGTTATCGCGATATGTTGTAGACTCTCCCCTGGCTGTTCCACTATGCATGTTATCTCCACATCATTGAGCAGGAGGTCCTGATCTCGCTCGTTGAGCTCAGCCTTCAGGTTAGCAATCGATTCTTTGAGAGACTGCTCGACATCGGTCGCTACAAAAGGCCGTGCTTCAGTCTGCAACTTCATCTGCTGTTCGAGACTATCCACCCGCGCTTGAAGCTGTTCATACCTTTTGTCACTTTCATCCAGCCTCAGGTTAACTTTGGTCAAAGATTCGGTGAGGATTTCGCTAAGCCTTCTATCAGCGGCCCTATCCTCTCTATACTCGTCTCTGAACTGGCGCAGCTCGTAAAGCAGCGCCTGGACGTCGGTTATCTCCATTGTCTCATTTAGAGCTGTAGTGTTCAGCTCGGACACAGGTAACGATATGGAGACATCCCCTGCGTGGTCGGAGGGACTCAGCGCCGCGGCGCCCCGGCGCAGTGTGACACCCTCAGTCGCACCGCGGACTGGAGTGTTGCTGTTGTCCGCGCGGGGCTGCCTGCAGACGCATAATGGGCATTTCCACGCTGTTCTGTGTTCAGCTGTCAGAGTATTAAAGAACCGCTGTTCCGAGACGTTTGCGCAAGTGAGATCATAGTCCTGTTTGCAAATACTACAAGTAAGAAATTGTCGGCTATCAATGTTTTTTAAGCATCCGGCACACCTTCTGCTTAGCTCCATCTTACAAAacgtatagaaaaaaaatatatgaatataattggaaaacacaaaaaaagtgtaataaaaaaaaaagttttttataaaaaatggaaaacacaacaaaatgtgtgatttagagaaaaaaaaagacaattatattatatgccGCACCGAGATTTGAACACGGGCACTGCGAATCGACCCTGCGAGGTTTCCCACTGAGCCAAAGTTGGTATACGCAGTTTgacgaaattaaaatatataatgacaGTTGTTTATTGTCACCAAGATTAGTGAGTCATGAACTCGatgactatttatttttgtaaccgACTGACCCGCACATAAAAGTAGTTTGCTATGTTCactaggtaatttattattcaccgtaaatatttagttattgtatattatttaaattcaatgtcACTAATCGCTCGCCCGATCACTGAGCTTCAAAACAATACAACTTTTGCACGTAAAAACACTGTATTTATACAAGATAATGATTTTAAACGGCGGGAGCTTCTTTAACACAACCGGTTCGAATAAGTTCGCACGCGCGCCGTcaactacttgaatctcaattctatcattaatccaaatagctgaacgtggccattcagtattttcaagactgttggctctgtctaccccgcaagggatatagacgagattatatgtaatatttttattatgcgGAACATAGGTTGAAagtgaatataattttgttatgtttaatttttttgtcctTATCTTCTCATAAAAGCATATTTTTGATTGCATtcctttgaaaaatataagaatgagtgaatattaacattttttttgtgattcgTTTTTTGCGCAATAGAATGAACATACTTTTCAGCCAGACTTACttctgatattataaaaattaggaGGCGACAAGGTGGTGTGGCaacaataataaatctgtCCACCTTAATACTGAGAATAGAGGGAAAGCTAGCCCAATGTTATATGGTACTAAATGAGGTTTCTTTAAACTAGTTCGGGTTCGTAATAATAGAAATCGTGTATTAGCTGTGGATGACGTCAGTCGCGTGTGACGTTATTTCACACCACGGACGCCCCGAGCTGCAGTCATGAATATAGGAGGAAGCGAATAAAAAAGcgcaatgaataaataatcaaatgttGATTCATTGTGAGAGGTAATTGTGCGGTCAACAGCACATAAATCTTTCCAAATTCACTGTAAATTCGCTCCTATTATGTCAAAGAGTTTCATGCAGGGTTACTgaacaaaatgttatattaaatatgCGGTTGACTGAACTAGGCAAATTGTTTGATATTCCAAACTGATAAAAACTACTTACTACTACTTCTGCTCCAGCAAGTACTCAAGGTTCagttatagaaataaatattatctttttgttttttcagcGTATTATGGCTGAGGATTTAGGTCTACATCATAAAAACCAAATAACGTGTCGAATGATTATTTAAATCCCGCCATCTCTTTTGAAAACAGACCGCGTTCTCAAGGTTCAACACGCGACTGGGTCGATGGTGTCACAGAAACAGTAGTCTGAACATAAATGTAGCATGATCTACCTGGTAACACCGGAGTATGATAGTTTTTCGACTTTGAGCTACGCTAGTATAACCTAACAACAATAAACGTATAATTGTAAAGCATACCTAAttgatatagatatatttacaaaaaatagaggtcattactttgaaaatgttgtttaaccataagttaaaataaaaccggttaattaattaactatCAATATTTATGGATAGTCGATTGGTTAAAGTTTGTCAAGATGATAACGAAAGTGACAAGTAATTTTCTCCTCTTAGGTATGGTGGAATTCGGATTCTTATAGATAGAATGTAGTCGAGACCAGGATGACCTATGCTGATCATGTCTTGAACAATGTTGCCAtctattgatattttaatgacAATTGTTTCCGTAGATTCATTTTCTGAATTCACCACATGAGCTTGTGTCAGTCGCGTGTCATCCATGGCACACAGCAGGTACTTGATCAGCCGCAATGAATGTATTGTGTTGTATCGTGCCATTAATCGTCGCCCCTGATTGATGGCCATTGTTGCAAGTTATTTAGCCATCAGTTTGTCAACGGAACCAGACAAGGCGATATAATCATACGATTAATAGATTGTACCgttaattagtattttaaacttaaaaattaaaagcctACTTCTACTTCTTTTACACCAAGCAAGCATCGACATTTACAAGCAATTTAAAAGTCTAACAAAGAAACTATACAAAGACAATAAAGGTAGGGTCGACCAATAAACAAAGCTAAATTTGTTCGAAACCTTCACTGAGAAATCGATGAAAAGCTATTCCGAGAATAGGGGTTACACGAACtcgttattttttcataattttaagtaacttaTTTAGTTTTGCCGTTGGATTTACCTATTTATGgtacttaaatttttgaagTGATTTGCAAACTATTCCATTAGGTGTACAGTGTATTTAAACTTTGTCGCGCCTCATCatgtttcataaaatattttactgttatACTGGTCGTTTAAATTACTACAAGACTACAACGGTCTAAACTGTATGTAATATCTACAGAATGGAGGTCACATGCCGACAGTCCGAAATGGACGGGTGTTTTATTATTGCTACTACAGTACAGATATCAAAGCGAGGCAATAAAGGACTGTGCCAAAGGCGTCAGACACCTGAATATTTATAGTAACGTTGCACAAAAGGGATAAAGGAAAATCTAAACTCTGAAGCGTATAATGGCTTTAGGTGATttgaaaagattatttttgtagaagtgtttaggtatttgtaacatatatttgtgtaaaaaatatctatacatTTGAATGGagtaattttccaaaaaatctTTCATTATAATGAGATTATGAATTATAAAGCCCGGTACCTTTCAATTACAATTACTTTTTGAGCCTTGagatcatattttattacgtGACCTGACCCACTTTATTATGCACAATAATCCGGGGATCCAGCAGAATAGgactttataaagaaaaaaggcCAAGTGCGATTAAGAGTCGTGTAGAAGGGGTTCCTATTAAATTATccatacttaaattataaatgcgaaagtgagtttattagttatttcttcacagttaaaccactgaaccgatctgcataaaattttgcataaatataGTCTGGAGGTCGGAGAAGGATATACTGTTCTTTTCATCgtggtaaaaactaaagttgcTATTGGATTTGCGATAATCCTGTCCTGTTTTGAAACTTAATTCGCccggcgaagctgcgggtaaaagtaatattataatgtaatattaatattttgaaatactttATGTATTCAAGATTTAAACTACTATGTTATTAAGTTTGAACCAGGAACAATAATGGGTTTTGTCATTTGTTACAGAATCCTGAAAATGAAAACATGAACCTTGAGAAATTTTGGCATCCACATCATCATTTCAGTCATACCACCGGTCTCCACTTGAAGACTTTTTGGCCCCATCGGCCATCAGGTCCTCGAGAAATGTGGCCTACCTATTGCCACTCCAGTTTACTTTGTGCAACATTGTATTTAGTAAACATATGTTTTATCGTAATATCGACTATtgttaacaatatttgttGAATTTCACAGTTACGCACGATGATGTAGCGCAGAACTCTTTGGTATTTCTCCCGCGATCACCTCATTTGTTGACTGAGCTGATATTCAGAGGAgcacaaacaaataatttgtaacaaattgtaCTATGCACGAAGTTTACGAAGCGAAGTACGTAATTTCCTTGTAAAATCTGAAACTAAGAAGTTGAGGACTACCAAATATATACTTGGCATatcttaatttacataattacctttttctttttatacttCCATTTAATCAAAACCACACATCGAAATTGGATGGTGAATTTTTATTGGTTAAGGAAAATTTTACAGCATTTATTGACGAtgaaactatgtatgtatgtgtgtaaaccAACTTCACAAAAACGAAAATcttaatgtgaaaaaataactcTCCCAGACAAATTAGTTATTAAGgaaagcaatttatttttcattttcttcctTTCTTATACACAGATTAATAGTATGTCACAGATTTATAAATGTCTTATAATCGAACTTCAAAGATCACAGTCAACCGAAATTTTTTTCATCTGTTAAATGAGGTCTATAGTGAAAATGTTTATCCATTTTGTTTCGTTGAACCCTTCCGTGTTCCATTTCTTTTAGTGCttacttttgaaatatttctcAGTGTCAgatttaatttgaatgttaATTCTTTGTCTCGAAATAAAACACTTAGCTTAATGAAAATGAGAGGGCTTTTATCATTCctcgttttttattaatttaaataaatataagatagATAAAGAAAAGGCATATTTTGCATTATCGTTTCTATTTTCAGACAATGGGGAGCTTCTTGTAAATTGAGTCTAGAAttaacttattaaatatagattactagcgacccgccccggcttcgcacggatgcacagccgatactaaatatatctctattagaactaactaaaggaccgcccgcaaagcggctaactaagtcttgctcCCGGCAAAAGTGTCACTTCTGCCTGCAGTCCCGGGCCGTGtagcagaaatcgtaatattttaatttcaccacaacttcaaaatcaaacgtccaattttaatcattcaaagaccaaatattatctacataaactgtacttattgatgaaattacttattttgataaggattaatagcatgagtaaaacaaacgcgtttaaatgtagaccaaaaatt
It encodes:
- the LOC132904355 gene encoding uncharacterized protein LOC132904355, whose product is MELSRRCAGCLKNIDSRQFLTCSICKQDYDLTCANVSEQRFFNTLTAEHRTAWKCPLCVCRQPRADNSNTPVRGATEGVTLRRGAAALSPSDHAGDVSISLPVSELNTTALNETMEITDVQALLYELRQFRDEYREDRAADRRLSEILTESLTKVNLRLDESDKRYEQLQARVDSLEQQMKLQTEARPFVATDVEQSLKESIANLKAELNERDQDLLLNDVEITCIVEQPGESLQHIAITLADKLGVKLKSEDLVSVSRVGPLVARSGAAAAVPAGGQGPRPVVVRLARRALRDELIRAARVRRGATTEGTGLPGPARRFFINERLTKVNRHLFRRARELATQYKWRFAWTREGRIYVRQHQAPDSPRIRIRNDQDLNGVFGLGVVCSTGQ